A stretch of Deltaproteobacteria bacterium DNA encodes these proteins:
- a CDS encoding peptidase M15 has product MAPKKIKITKLSGHFTLDELTASQTAIQRNIKNEPNSAELKNLKKLCRDILEPFRNLVGPLHISSGFRSEALNRITGGVPTSQHRLGQAADILPIKTELKAAYLKLVDSKVPFDQAIFEFGRWIHLSWSPKPRRQRLVASKRAGQTVYATLESHGVKNL; this is encoded by the coding sequence ATGGCTCCAAAGAAGATCAAAATAACTAAGCTCTCGGGCCATTTCACGCTCGATGAACTGACCGCTTCTCAGACGGCGATTCAACGGAACATCAAGAACGAACCGAACAGTGCCGAGCTAAAAAATCTGAAAAAACTCTGCCGAGATATTCTGGAACCGTTTCGTAATTTGGTGGGACCGCTTCATATCTCTTCCGGTTTCCGGTCCGAGGCCCTGAACCGGATTACGGGAGGGGTTCCCACGTCACAGCACCGGCTGGGACAAGCGGCCGATATTTTGCCGATCAAAACCGAATTGAAAGCGGCTTATCTGAAGCTGGTCGATTCAAAAGTCCCGTTCGATCAGGCGATCTTTGAGTTTGGGCGGTGGATTCATCTCTCTTGGAGTCCAAAACCACGGCGACAGAGGTTAGTAGCTTCCAAACGAGCAGGGCAAACAGTTTACGCCACGCTCGAAAGCCACGGGGTCAAGAATCTCTGA
- a CDS encoding thermonuclease family protein, with the protein MATELAETESYGKLLDDLKKLIESGQQAALNAVNEIRVSTYWKMGKRMSEMKELADPDQATGLTAKLSEDLNLDQTLLYRIIQFYRNWPDEVPKPEEAGQLSWAHYTELLSVKDEKERDFYFQQAATEEWSRDTLRKAIQKDFYTLEKSPKKLKSGSATLERGDDPLHIYKAVVERVVDGDTLLVRIDLGFEVWVNQRIRFRGINTAEIVKNGIKTGKDPDRADQAKSFVEGRLKDIEFIVIKTYKTDMYGRYVADVFYHPTIKRKEDVYEKGFFLNAELLAEGLADLLT; encoded by the coding sequence ATGGCTACCGAACTCGCAGAAACCGAGTCTTACGGAAAGCTCCTCGATGACCTGAAAAAATTAATCGAGAGCGGTCAACAGGCCGCCCTCAACGCCGTAAATGAAATCCGCGTTTCCACTTACTGGAAAATGGGAAAGAGAATGTCCGAGATGAAGGAACTTGCCGATCCCGATCAAGCGACCGGACTCACCGCCAAACTTTCCGAAGACCTCAATCTGGACCAGACCCTCCTCTACCGGATCATTCAGTTTTACCGAAATTGGCCCGATGAGGTACCCAAGCCGGAAGAGGCAGGGCAACTCAGTTGGGCCCACTACACGGAACTCCTTTCCGTGAAAGATGAGAAGGAAAGAGACTTTTATTTCCAGCAAGCAGCAACAGAAGAATGGAGCCGGGATACCTTGCGCAAGGCGATCCAGAAAGATTTTTATACGCTTGAAAAATCCCCAAAGAAATTGAAGTCAGGCTCGGCAACCTTGGAACGAGGCGACGATCCCCTCCACATCTACAAGGCGGTGGTCGAAAGGGTCGTGGATGGTGATACGCTCCTCGTTCGGATCGACTTGGGCTTTGAGGTTTGGGTCAACCAGCGGATTCGTTTTCGGGGAATCAACACCGCCGAGATCGTCAAGAACGGAATCAAGACCGGCAAGGACCCCGACCGTGCAGACCAGGCCAAGAGCTTCGTGGAGGGGAGGCTCAAAGATATTGAGTTCATTGTGATCAAAACCTACAAGACCGATATGTACGGCCGCTATGTCGCCGATGTCTTTTACCATCCGACGATCAAGAGGAAGGAGGATGTTTACGAGAAGGGATTCTTTCTCAATGCCGAACTGCTCGCTGAAGGACTAGCCGATCTTTTGACCTAA